The genome window ttcttgccGTGCTATCCAGGAATACAATTTTTAGTGCAAATTCAAACCATACAAATGTAAAAGTAAAATTTACACAAATGAAATGTAGACTTCGCATATTCTACATTGTACGCTACGCGTAGAACTGATGGAAATGAATACGATCTGAAATATACGTTGGATTATGGGGAAGGTAATCATTATTTCGAAGATCTGGCAGCACTAGCgtcaaaaaatttaatttgcaagaAATTTGAGTACTTTTAGACTTTAAAAAAACGTACACATTTTTTATTGGGTTTTTATAAGAAGGCCATTTTTATTTAACCGTTTTtattaattgatttaatttttacgaatttcatttatttgtcTGTTTTCTACATTTAGAAAACtatttctttaaaaatacaagaaattgATTTTCCTAGTTAGTTTCCTCAAAATCTTTCAAAAGAATTAGGCGAAACCCCTATTTCTAGCACGGACTCAAACCAGTGCAGCAAAAAGAATCCAGAATGAATTTGCTAAAAGTTTGATaacagagagaatgctatagtcgacttccccgactatcagatacccgttactcagctagtggaaatgcgaacacgaaatttcatatataatttttctgcggtatcgatagatattggtgAATAAAATGAGATATAAATACTACACTCACTCGACTTCTATTATGAACTGAAGCTCTTTGCACTCTAATCGATACTGATGAGGTGCTCTTAAAACGTGTTTTCTCATTGGTATAAGATTCGGCTTGAACACTTTGGAGCTCAGTTCGCTTTGTAAGCTCGGTCGGACTCGTTCTTAGCTCGGCGACAAGTGCTTTCCAGACGACTTTAATCAGCACGCACTTGTTTTAGGCATACCTATGTGATTGCCTTGTGCACCTGGATCGAGTGCATAATAGTGCATCAGAAATAAGGATTATGCAACTAATATCGTTTTTATCAAATCCATTGTTCCTCTGCGCGCTTTTATTGAGATTCAGAACAAGTGAGTAAAGTTCAAAATGATAATACAAATGGAAcgaaaataaacattttctgtacatatgtaaatgcGTTGTTCTCACAGAGAGATTCTCAGAACTCGATTTGAGCCGGTTCATCTTGAAATCGCGATCTGTTTATCTCTGTTGATTTTTAGTTTGTTCAGTACACTCCAGGGAACTGACTAGGTGTGAAGGGTAAGAGATTGTGTAcggaaataaataataaaaaacgcGGTAATTTAGTTAAGCTGCCGGCAGTTCTTACAGGCAGTTTAATCCACTCAAATGCTAGGAAAAATATCTACACAGCATTACACAATCGCGTTATTTAAATGGTAAAAATTTGCATAAGTTGTAAAAGTGGGAATCTTGGAAGTATGAAAGTTACTCATTTATACTAAACGTAagttttcattaaatttaaaatgtagtAAAATGAGTAACACCGCTCTTACTGTGATAAAAGTGCTCTAAATTAATGAAACTTGATTTAAATATATGTGGTTACGCAGTCAGAACAATTAAGTAAAGGTACACACCATTATccttataatattttaatcgAATGGATCCTTTTTGAAGTATTTGCGGCATGTGACAGCTCGCATTTTGAGTGCGACAACGGCAGCTGCATTTCGCAGTACGATTTCTGCAATGGCGAGAAGAACTGTCCGGATGGATCCGATGAGACGGCGTTGACCTGTGTCTCCCAGCGGCAGCACTGCACCAAGCCCTATTTCCAGTGCACCTATGGAGCATGTGTGATCGGGACAGCTGGGTGCAATGGAGTCAATGAGTGCGCAGATGGTTCCGATGAGACCAGGTTGAGATGCGGCAACGAGGACGATATACGGCAGCACGATCGACGGCTTCAAGGCAATTGCCAGTGAGTACTGAAATGTAGAATGTAGACAACAGGATGGGGACTAGGAATGGATACATTAATTGCTTCTCTTCCACTTTAGGGAAAATGAGTTCAAGTGCCCATCCGGAATTTGCCTGGACAAGAGCAACTTTCTGTGCGACGGCAAGGACGACTGTGCGGATGGAACGGGCTTTGACGAGTCGGTGGAGCTGTGCGGCCACATGGAGTGTCCAGCTTACTCCTTCAAGTGCGGAACAGGTGGGTGCATCTCGGGGTCATTGTCATGCAATGGGGAGAACGACTGCTACGACGGATCCGATGAGGCACCACTGCTATGCAACACCACCAAGAAGGTGACCACACCCGTTGTGACTGAGACTCCGCTGGAGCTGCTCGGATGCCCCTTGCCACTTGGCGACGAAAGGCCCATCCTGACGGGTGACGGCAGCCGCGTCCTCACTGGACCCATTACCCGGGGAACAGTGCGATTCTCCTGCAAGCAGGGATATGTGCTGGAGGGAGAGGAGAGCAGCTACTGCGCCAAGAAAAAGTGGAGTACTTCCACAATCCCGAAATGCGTGAGTGAGTGACTGTGTTTTGGCCGTTCCCTGGTAGTAATTTCTCACATGTACTCCTTACTTTTCCGTAGAATACTGCAGCACTGCCGGAGAATTCGATGGCTACTCTACGAAGGCCTTGTGCACCCACAATGGACAGCAAGTGGACTGCCGCAAACCATTCCATCCGCCCGGCACCGAAGTGAAGTTTGTCTGCTCCACCGGATTCAAGACCCTGAGCCCACTGCCAGAAATGCGGTGCATGAAGGGAGGATACTGGAACCGCGGACGCCAGCGATGCGAGCAGGACTGCGGCCAGCTAGCCACGCCCATAAAAAGCTTCTCGTCCGGCGGTTATGCGATCAACAACACGGTTGTGCCCTGGCATGTGGGACTGTAAGTCAGCTAACTATCCATCCCGATGATTTCATTGATATTCCCTGTGCAGATATGTGTGGCACAACGAGAAGGACTACCACTTTCAGTGCGGGGGATCGCTACTCACCCCGGACCTAGTCATAACCGCAgcacattgcgtatacgacGAGGGTACTCGACTGCCCTACAGCTACGACACCTTCCGGGTGATTGCGGCCAAATTCTACCGCAATTACGGAGAAACTTCTCCGGATGAAAAGCGACGGGATGTGAGGCTCATAGAAATAGCACCGTAAGTAAAAAGAAACTGGCTCCTTCACGTTTCTTAGCACTGATTCCTTGCAGTGGCTACAAAGGA of Drosophila mauritiana strain mau12 chromosome 3R, ASM438214v1, whole genome shotgun sequence contains these proteins:
- the LOC117144423 gene encoding modular serine protease isoform X1; protein product: MQLISFLSNPLFLCALLLRFRTIFAACDSSHFECDNGSCISQYDFCNGEKNCPDGSDETALTCVSQRQHCTKPYFQCTYGACVIGTAGCNGVNECADGSDETRLRCGNEDDIRQHDRRLQGNCQENEFKCPSGICLDKSNFLCDGKDDCADGTGFDESVELCGHMECPAYSFKCGTGGCISGSLSCNGENDCYDGSDEAPLLCNTTKKVTTPVVTETPLELLGCPLPLGDERPILTGDGSRVLTGPITRGTVRFSCKQGYVLEGEESSYCAKKKWSTSTIPKCVKYCSTAGEFDGYSTKALCTHNGQQVDCRKPFHPPGTEVKFVCSTGFKTLSPLPEMRCMKGGYWNRGRQRCEQDCGQLATPIKSFSSGGYAINNTVVPWHVGLYVWHNEKDYHFQCGGSLLTPDLVITAAHCVYDEGTRLPYSYDTFRVIAAKFYRNYGETSPDEKRRDVRLIEIAPGYKGRTENYFQDLALLTLDEPFELSHVIRPICVTFASFAEKEGVTNEVQGKFAGWNIENKHELQFVPAVSKSNSVCRQNLRDIQADKFCIFTQGKSLACQGDSGGGFTSELSTNAFSNWNIPRHFLFGVISNAPNADQCAHSLTVMTNIQHFEDMILNAMNRSVETRS
- the LOC117144423 gene encoding modular serine protease isoform X2, with translation MQLISFLSNPLFLCALLLRFRTIFAACDSSHFECDNGSCISQYDFCNGEKNCPDGSDETALTCVSQRQHCTKPYFQCTYGACVIGTAGCNGVNECADGSDETRLRCGNEDDIRQHDRRLQGNCQENEFKCPSGICLDKSNFLCDGKDDCADGTGFDESVELCGHMECPAYSFKCGTGGCISGSLSCNGENDCYDGSDEAPLLCNTTKKVTTPVVTETPLELLGCPLPLGDERPILTGDGSRVLTGPITRGTVRFSCKQGYVLEGEESSYCAKKKWSTSTIPKCNTAALPENSMATLRRPCAPTMDSKWTAANHSIRPAPK